CCGTCGCTCCGCGGGAGGTCGTCGGGACAGGCCCGATCCGGCGTTCCGTCTGTCGCACCGTCGTACGTGTTCCCGCAGACTGCCCGCTGGTCGTCCTGGCCCCTGACGGCGGGGAACGCGATCGCTTTGTCGTCGAAGCCGGTGATTCGGTTCCCGTAGACGGCGTTGTCGGCGCCGCCGCGTCGTTCGATCTCCGAGGGGTCGTCTTTCGCCGCCCGCGCGTCGCGAGCCTTGTAGCTTCCCACTTCGACGCCGTGGCCGTTCCCGTTCCGCAGGTCGCACCACCGGACGGTCGCGCCGAAGCTCTGGAACCGCACGGACGCCGCCGGGGAGTCTTCGGTGTTCGCCGAGCCGCCGCCGTCGGTGCAGTACTCGACGAGGATGTCCGAGGTACCCAGTTTCGTGTTCACGATCTCGGAGTGGGGGTGGCCCGCGCTGTTGTCGAGGTGATGCACGTGGATGTCCGACGTCCGGTCGTACTCGGTCCAGGGGTGCCAGTCTTTCCCGAGGTTGCTCGGTGAGGTCCCGACGTAGACGATTTCGCCGTTGTGCCCCGGCGTGTCGGTCAGGAAGTACTTCGTCCCCGCGGGGCCGATCACCTCGAACGGCCCGACCGTCGAGTGCTGGGTGCGTTCGAGGCTCACCAGCGACTTCTGCGTGTTGCCGATGCGGTGCGGCGCGATCACGAGGTCTTCGAGGTACTCGTCGGTGTCCGTCGGCGGCCGGGCCTGGACCAACTGCGCGCGGCTGTAGGAGTTGACATCGTCGGGCGCGTCGGGATTCTCCAGCCCGTCGATCGAGAGCCCCGTCAGGTGGATGTGGCTGTGACGAATGAACACGACGTTATAGATCCGTGGATCGCTCCGGAGGACCGCCTCCGGTGGCCCGGTGATCGTGATCGGCGCGCCCGGTTCGCCCCCGTGCGGGGGCTCGATCTTTTCAGTGTACGCCCCGGGTCGAACGTGGACGGTGTCCCCCGGTCGCGCGCGTTCTACCGCCTCCTGGATGAATTTGTGCGGGTCGTCGCTCGTCCCCGACGCGCCGAGGGAGCCGTCAGGCGCGACGAAGATCGTGTTCGGCCGCTCTCGCGGAGTCGAGGTCTGCGGTGCCCCCGTCGTGGACCCCGACACCGTGTCGGCCCCGCCCGACGTCCCGCGTCGGTCCGTCCCGGCACAGCCGGCGAGCAGGCCGACGCCGAGGGCCGAGAGATACGACCGTCGTTTCATACGTCGCCCTGTGGTCGCGGCCGAAAGTAGCTATTCGACGCGAGCTGACATATCTTGGGCGGCGTTGGGGTGACGAGCGACAGCCGCCGCCTCCCCGAGACTTATCGTGCTCCGTGCTGTACCTCCGCACGGCGATGGTCTTCAAGAAGGTCACCCTAATCGGTCGTAGCGGAGAGAGCTTCGACGAGGCGGTCGACGACGCGATCGACCGCGCGGAGGAGACGCTCGACAACGTCCACTGGATCGAGGTGGACGAACTCGGCGTCGAGATCGCCTCCGTCGAAGACAGAGAGTACCAGGCGGAGGTCACCGTCGCGTTCCAGCTCCGAGACGGCGACTAGCGGACGCGAGCCCGGCCGCGACGACCGGCGCGTCGGCCCGACCGTGACACACCGACGATTTCTTCTCCGTCGCCCGACCAGTCAGTGACAATGCCGCGTCTCCTCCACTACTCTGACATCGAGAACGTCTACGACGACCCGGTCCGCGTGGGTCGGCTGGCGGGCGCGGTGCGCTCGCTCGACGGCCCGGACGCGGTGGTCTGCGGCAGCGGCGACGACACCGCGCCGGGCGTGCTCTCGCTCATCGAGCGCGGCCGGCAGGCGCTCGATTTCTTCCGCGCTGTCGACGCCGACGTCGAGACCTTCGGCAACCACGACTTCGACTACGGGCCGGCGGCGGCGCGGGACCTCGTCGCCGACGCGCCCCAGACTTGGCTCTCCGCGAACGTCTTCGACGCCGACGGCGAGCGCTTCGCGGGCGACCACGTCGCCCCCGCGACCGTGATCGAGGTCGACGGGGCGCGCCTGGGGTTCTTCGGCGTCACCGACCCGGCGACGCCGTCGCTGAATCCGATGGCCGGCGACATCCGGGTCACGGACCCCTACGAGGCCGCCGCCGAGGCCGTCGCATCCCTCCGCGAGCGTGACGTCGACTACGTCGTCGCCGTCTCGCACCTGGGCGGTGGCGACGACGAACTGGTCCGCCGGGTCGACGTCGACCTCGTCCTCGGGGGGCACGTCCACGCCGAGCGCCGGGAGCGGGTCACCGGGACGCCCCTGCTCCGGCCGGGCGCGAACGGTCACGTGATCTTCGAGGTCCGCCTCGGCGACGGGATCGACGTCGTACGCCACGAGACGGGCGACGCGCCAGTCGCCGAGGACGTCGTCGAGGCCCTCGAAGGCCGCGTCGACGCCGCCGGCTTGGACGAGGTGGTCGCCCGCGTTGCGGAGCCACTGGACCGGAGCGAGGAGACGGTCTTCGGCGGCGAGTGCCGACTCGGCAACTTCGTCGCCGACGCCTACCGGTGGTCGCTCGGCGCCGACGTCGGCCTCCAGAACAGCGGCGGGATCCGCAACGGGCCGCCGCTGTCGGGCGACGTGACCGTCGCCGACCTCGTGAGCGTCATCCCCTTCGAGGAGCACGTCGTCCGCGCGGAGGTCACCGGCGCGGAACTCCGCGAGATCGCCCGCGAGTCCGCGGCCAGCGTCGTCGACTTCGGCGAGCCCGGCTGGTGGCACGGCCACTTCTCGGGGCTGTCCGTCCGCTGGGACGACGGCTCCGACGAGCTGCTCTCGGTCCGCGTCGGCGGCGAGCCGATCGATCCCGAGCGGCGCTACACGATCGCTACGTCCGCCTATCTCCTGCATACGGACCACGAGTTCCCGACGCTCGGCGAGCGACACCGCGCGGGCGAGGGCGACATCCAGTTCGAGGTGCTCGCCGCCTACGCCCGGGAGTTCGGCGTCGGCGCGGCCGTCGAGGGGCGCGTCCGGCGATACGGAGCCGACGAGGCGGAGTCGGCGCTCCGCGGGGAGTCGGAATGAGACGCGGGACCGCGCCGCCGATCCCGCGGCCGAGTGGAAACGTTCAGGGGCCGCGGGGGCGTTCGCTCCGACGATGACGCGCGTCGTGGTCCCCGTCCGGTATCCGCTGTCGAAGCACTCGCGAGCGACGCTGTCGGAGGCGATCCGGATCGCCGACGAGCGGGAGGCCGAGCTCACGGTCCTGCACGTCGACCTCTACCAGGAGAGCCACGGCGTGACCCGCGCCGAACTGAAGCGCGCGGTCGAGGTCGCCTTTGGCCCGCAGGACCGGACGCGGTACGTGGTCCGGCGGGGGTTCCTCGTCGAGGAGACCATCCTCGAGGAGGTCGCGGCCGACGAGGCCGACATCGTCGTCTTGGGCTCCAAACAGGCGAGCCGGTGGCGGAGTATGCTCCGGCGCTTCCTCGACGACCCCGACATCGAGTCGTACCTCCGCGAGAAGCTGGAGTGTACCGTGATCACCGTCCAGGCCGAGTAGGACCCGACGCCGCGGGGGGCCCCGGCCTCGCGACCTCGGCGGCGCTCGGGTCACTCCTCGCCCGCGCCCGAGGACGCGTCTCCGGGCGGGGCGCCTTCCGACGGTGGCCCGTCAGCGATCTCGGCGTCCCGCTCCCGACGCGTCGCGGGCGCCGCTTCGGCGGCGACGTCGGATCGGTCCCCTCGCTTCCCGACCGTCGCGTCCAGCGTCCCGCTCGTGTCGTCGAAGACGAGGTGACGGTGCGGGTACGCGAACTCGACGTCGCCGTCGGTCTCGGCGACGCCGTCCCAGATCCGGTCGCGGACCCGCGACTCGACGGTCGGGATCTTGTACGGCTTGTGCGCCCAGTAGCGCAGTCGGAGGAGCACGCCGTCGTCGGCGAACTCCGAGCGGAGGACCGTCGGCCGCGCGGGGTACCGGGCGCTCCCGATGCGGATGTCCGGACCGCCGCCGATGACCGCCTCGTCGTCGGCGGCTGCGCTGCGGAGCAGCTGCTTCGCGCGCTCGGTGTCCGACTCGTAGGTGACGAGGACGTCGAGCGAGAGCCGAACGCGCTCGTCCTCGGCGGAGTAGTTCGTGACCAGCTGATCGCGGATCACCGAGTTCGGAATCACGAGGAAGGTGTTGTTGAGCGTGAACAGCTTCGTGTAGCGGATCGTGATCTCGTCGACGAAGGCGCGGCGACCGTCGGTCAGTTCGATGAGGTCGCCGATCTCGTACGGCTGGTCGGCGAGGATGAACAGGCCGTTGATGATGCTCCCGACGATCGGCGCGAGGACGATACCCAGGACCGCCGAGAACACCGTCACCGAGAGGACCAGATCGCCGACTTCGAGGCCGAGAATCCTGGCCGCGCCGCCGGCGGCGAGCAGCACGACGCTGACCCGAATCAGGCGCAAGACGGTCTGTGCGACGCTCTGGCGTCGGAACTGCTTGGCGACAGAGCGCCCGACCAGCCTGACGACGTACCGCGAGAGGAGGACGCCGAGGCCCAACATCAGGACTGCGCCGACGATCCGCCACCCCGGGAACTGGAGCCACTGCGGCACCGTCGCCGCGATCGGTCCGCTGGCGGGGGCCGTGGTGCTCGCGGCCGTCGTAGCCGACTGCATATCTCCGTCCACGACGGGGGCGAACAAAAAGCGTTCTTCCCGTCCGGGTAAAGTGATAAGTCACCGCTCCGTGTCGGATCGGTATGGCAGGCGCCTCCGACCGCGAGCCCGACTTCACGATCACCCACGACGCCGACCCGAGCGAGACGCTTCTCGTCGGCCTCTCGTCGTTCGGCCTCGCGGGGCTGACCGCCGTCGACTACCTCGTCGATCACCTCGACCTCCGCGAGCAGGGCCACCTCTCGGCGGAGGGGCTCCCCACCGTCACGCCCTTCGAGGAGGGTCGACCGCGACATCACACCCGGCTGTTCTCCCGCGACGACCTCGACGTCTCGGTCCTCGTCGGCGAGCTGTTCGTCCCCGTCGGCGCCGGGCGGGCCTTCGCGGACGCGATCCTCGACTGGACCGAGGCGAACGGCGTCCGCGACGTGGCGATCCTCTCGGGCGTGCCCATCCCCCACGGGCCGGACGACCACCGGACGTACTACATCGCGACCGACGACTACCGCGAGCGGTACCTCGGGGAGTCCCCGATCCCGCCGATGGGGCGGGGGTTCCTCGACGGGACCAACGCGGCGCTCATCGAGCGCGGCCTCGACTCGCCGCTCGGCGTCTGCACGTACGTGACGCCCGTCCACGCCCGCGTGCCCGACGTCGAGGCGTCGATCCGCCTCGTCGAGACGGTCCAGTCGGTGTACGGCCTCGACGTCGACGCCGGCCCGCTCGAAGCGTTCGCGGGCGAGATCGAACAGTACTACGCCGAACTCGCCGAGCGGATGGACGCCCGCGACGAAGACCTCCCCGAGGATCGGATGTATATGTGACCGTCGATCGTGGAAAACGACGTTTCGGAATCTAGTGCTACTCGAAGCATAGTAAATTGTAAGTGGGCGCGACGAGACGGGCTCGTATGGCAGACGAACTCCGGACGACGCTCGAACGCGTCGGAGAGCGATTCAACCTCGGCGAGTACGAGATCGAGGCCTACCTGGCCGTCCTCGAACACGGCGAGCTGACGGCCTCGGAGATCGCCGACGGGACCGAGATCCCCCAACCGCGGGTGTACGACACCGTTCGGAGCCTCTCGGACCGCGGCCTCGTCGAACTGCGGGAGTCGCGGCCGATGAAGGTCGTCGCCGTCGACCCCGACGACGCCTTCGGGAACGTGAAGCAGTCGCTCGACGACCTGGTCTCGGAACTGGAGGCCCGATACACCGCGCCGGCGCGGGACACCGAGGCCGTCTCGCTGGTGAAGTCGCGGTCGACGATCCTCCGGTACATCGAGGAGATCATCGACGACGCCGAGTACGAGCTCGTGCTGTCGCTCACGCCGGACCTCCTCCGTCGCTTCCGCGACGACCTCGCGGCCGCGATCGACGACGGCGTGAGCATCGACCTGCTCGTGACGCCCGCCTCGCGCGCGCCCGACCCCGAGGAGTTCGACTACCTGGAGATCGCCACCGTCGCCCGCGCCCGCCGCGGGATCACGACGCCCGTGCTGGCGGTCGCCGACGGCAACTACTCGATCTACGCGACCCAGGACGCCCTCCGCGACGACCGCGACCGCTACGGCGTCATCTTCAACCGCTCGGCGCTCGGCTTCCTGGTCTCGGGCTTCTTCGGGACCGTCCTGTGGACGACCGCGGAGACGCTCGTCGCAGACGGCAAGCGCCGGCCCTTCCCGCGCCGCTACGCGTCGATCCGCCGCGCGGTGAAGGACGTCCGGGAGTTCGACGGGCCGTTCTACGCGTCGGTGACGGGACGGGACGTCGAGACGGGCGACCCCGTCCTCGTCGAGGGCGAGGTCGAGACGACGACGTTCGAAGAGACGGAGGAGGTCGCCTCGCTCCGCCTGGAGACCGAGGAGGGCATCCTCGAAGTCGGCGGCCTCGTGGCCTCGCTCGAAGACGTCGAGGCCCAGGAAATCATCCTCGGGCGGGACGGGATCCCGGACCGCGACCAGTTCGAGTGACCGGGGCTCCGCCGGCGGCCCGACCCGTCAGGACCCGCCGATCGCCTCCCAGTCGGTCACGTCGGTGACCGTCCGGTTCCGGAGGTCGACGACCGCGGTGTACCGCGTCTCGCCGGTCGCGTTCCGAACCCTGACCACCGCCTCACCGGGGACGTAGCTCCGATTGCGGGTGACCGTGACCGAGCCCGACTCCGAGGTGGAGTCGACCCGGAAGACGGACGCGTCTCCCTCGCCGGCCCCGCCTTCAGATGAAACTTCGTATTCGACGTGTCGACCGACGTCGAGCCGCTGGATCGGTTCGACGACCAGTCGCGGATCCCGCACCGTCGAGAGGTATCGCCGGAGCGTCCTGTTGTTCCGCGCGACGGCCTTCGCTCGCTCACGCTGGCGCTCGGTGAGCGGGCCCTCGTCGACCGAGAGGCTGTACCGCCTCGCTCCGGTGCGTTCGATCTCGACGCTCCGTATCTCGCTCGTGTCGTTCGCGACGACCGCCTCCCGGCCGTCGCCCGCGACCGTGACCGAGTCCTCGGAGACGACGAACGCGCCCCCGGGGTCGGGAGTCGCCGGGCCGATACCGATCGCGACGCCGATACCACCGATCGCGACGCCGACCGCCGCCAGTCCGAACAGGAGGGCGATCGGCGAGCGGGGAGCGGATACCATCACTCGACCGTTGTGTGAAAGGCCTCATCAGCGCTTCGTCGGAAGGCGTTCGAAACGGCTTCGAAACGCGTTTCATCGGTGTTTCAGTCGCTTTCGCGGGCAAATAGGATAACTTACATACGGGTCGAAATGCCAAGCCCCGACGATGGAAGCCCTCCGAGACGACCGCCTGATCGCGGCGACGGTCTTCGTCGTCGCGACGCTGGTGTTGACGGTGCAGTTCCTCACCCCCTCGCCCGTCGTCGTGTCCGTCGGAGACGGCGGCGCAACGACGACCGAGCTGGGGAGCTACTACACGCGGGAGGACGCCGCCCTCCTCGCCATCGCGGCGTGCCTGTTCGGCGCGGCGGGGACCTACCTATTCGCCTCCCTCCGCAGCGATCCGGCGACAGGGGAAAACGAAGCCGACGCTCAGCCCGAACCCGAGACGTCGAATCCGGGGTCGGAGTCCGAACGGGAGTCGGAATCAGCACGCGAGGACACCCGCCGGGACGAGTGGGCGGCGACGGCGGACCGCCTCGCCGGCACCGAGGAGACCGTCTACCGGACCGTCCTGGAAGCGGAGGGAGAGCTCCCGCAGGCCGAGGTAGTGGAGCGGACCGACCTCTCGAAGGCGACCGTCAGTCGGGTGCTGGACAGCCTGGAGCGCCGGGATCTGGTGGATCGGCGTCGGCGCGGCCTGGGGAACGTCGTGCGCCTCCGCTGATCGTGGCCCGGCGGGAGACACAACGGCTTTACCCCTCCCTTCGCAATCGGATTTGACTGATGGAGTCGCGCACGCGGACCTACCTGGAGGGGCGGTTCGGCGACTACTACCGCCGGAGCGACGTCGCCCTGCCGCCCGCGGCCGAGCGCCGCGAGTGGGGGCACATCCCCTGGAGCGCGGGCTCGACCACGATGGTCCGACACCAGTCGCTGCTGGACATCGGCGACCTCTCGGACTTCCTCCACCGGACCGCGCCGCGGCACGTCTACTTCTCGTCGGCGCGCTTCGCCGACCCCGGCGCGGGCTCGATGGACGAGAAGGGCTGGCAGTCCGCGGACCTCGTCTTCGACCTCGACGCCGATCACCTCCCGGCCGTCGATCCCGCGGAGGCCTCCTACGCGGAGATGCTCGCGGCCTGCAAGGAGGAGCTCCTGAACCTCCTTTCGTTCGTCGACGACGACTTCGACTTCTCGGACGTCACGGTGGTCTTCTCCGGCGGCCGGGGCTACCACGTCCACGTCCGCGACCCCGAGGTCCGGGGGCTGGACAGCGAGGCCCGCCGGGAGATCGTCGACTACGTCCGGGCGATCGACCTCGACGTCGACGGCCTGATCGAGACGCGCTCGGTCCGGGGGACGACCCGGCGGATGCTCCGCCGCCGCGGCGGGTGGGGCGCCCGCGTCCACCGGCGGCTCGTCGACCTGTCCGAGCGCCTGCGGGAGATGGACGAGGGCGATGCGCTCGATCGCCTCCAGGAGCTGGAGGGGATCGGCGCCGGGCGCGCGGAGACGATCCTCGGCCAGATCGAGCACAACTTCGACGCGATCCGCGAGGGCAACGTCGAGGCCGGCGGCCCGGGCACGCGGATCCTCGTCGAGGCGCTCGCCGAGGAGGCGATCGAGGCGGAGACCGCGCCGATCGACGAGCCCGTGACGACGGACACGAAGCGGCTCATCCGCCTGCCGGGGAGCCTCCACGGCGGGTCCGGCCTCGCGGTGACGCCGCTCGATCGCGACGAGATCGAGGCGTTCAGGCCGCTTGAGGACGCGATCCCGGACCGCTTCCGCGGGCGGGAGATCCGGGTCTCTGTCACCGAGCCCGGCCCGGTCGACTTCGACGGCGACACGTTTACTATCCCGGAGGGAGAGCAATCCGTAGAAGAGTGCCTCGGGATCTTCTTGATGACCCGGGGACGCGCGGAGAAGATCAAAGAGTGACACGAGTGAGGGACCGAGAATGGATCTAGACGAGCTGCGGAGCGTCCAGCGGACCGAGCGTCAGAAGGACAGCCTCCAGCACCTCCGCGACTCGTTCTACGAGGACGTCGCCGACTACATCGCCGACCGGAAGGCAGAGCGCAAGCGCCTCGCCCAGGATGCGGACGACCCGTTCTCGGACCCCGACGTGGGGCGGCTGACCGACGAGATCGAGACCGCAGAGGACGTCGTCGAGGCCATCTACGAGCGCCGCGTCGGCAAGGTCGTCAAGCTGGCGTCGTTCGCGGCCGCGGATATGAACGCCGACACCGGCGGCCTGACGGCCGAAGAGCGGAACCTCTTCGAGGACCTCGTGGCGCGGATCAAGGGGAACCGCGAGACCGTCCTCGACGTCCTCGCCGGCGAGGGAGGCTCGTCGGGGGAGTCGCCGGCGACGTCACCGTCGACGCCGTCGGAATCGGCCGCGGCCGGCGGCGCGGACCCCACGCCGGCCGACCCCTCGCGAGCGCCCGAATCGGAGCCCCAACAGAGCGCGTCGCCAGCGGCGGACGACGGCGCCTCAGCGTCCGACGGGACGCCGCCGACGCCGGACGACGTCCTCGCCGAGGCGATGGGCGGCGGCTCGGCCTCCGGCGAGGCCGCGTCCGCGGACCCGACCGAGAGCGAGGGGTCGGATCCGACGGTCCCCCCGGACGCCCCGCCCGATGCGGTCGCGGCGGACGCCCCGGTCGTCGGCGACGAGCAGAGCGACCAAGGCCCAAACCGAGAGCCGACGAACGGTGACGGCCGCGACGAGGCTTCCGACCCGCCGGGTGGACCGGAGGCCGTCCGCGACGGAGGCGTCGCCGCGGCCGCCGACTCGGGAGGGTCCGCGACCGACTCCGCTGGTGAGGCCGCCGGCGACGACGCGGCGGCCACTGCCGAGTCCGCGTCCGACTCCGACGCCCGAACCGGGGACACAGAGCGCGTGACGCTCAAGATCACAGAGGACGTGGGGCGGATCTTCGGCGTCGACGAGCGGGAGTACGACCTCGCCTCCGAGGACGTCGTCACCCTCCCGACGACCAACGCGGGGCCGCTCATAGAGCGGGACGCGGCCGAGCGACTGGAGTGAGTCGGCAACCCCCGCGGTCGAACGGTACGTTCAAGCGGCCGAGCGCGGAACCCCCACTGTGCTCGACCAAGGCGCCCCCGCACCGAACTTCGAGTTGCCCGACCAGTACGGCGAGCGCGCCTCGCTCGCGGACCACCGCGGCGAGTACGTCGTAGTCTACTTCTACCCCCGCGCCGACACGCCAGGGTGTACGACCGAGGCCTGCGGCTTCCGCGACGTCTACGACGAGTTCGAAGCGCGCGGCGTGACGGTGTTCGGCATCAGCGACGACCCCGTCTCTGACCTCGCGGACTTCGCCGACGACTACGACCTGCCGTTCCGACTGCTCTCCGACGAGGACGGCGCCGTCGCGAGCGCCTACGACTCCTACGGCGAGAAGAATATGTTCGGCAACACCTTCGACGGCGTGTTCCGGAACACCTACGTCGTCGATCCCGAGGGCGAGATCGCGCTCGCCTACGAGGGCGTCTCGCCCGAGGACCACGCCGTCGAGATCCTCGACGACCTGGCCGACCTCGGCGTCGAAGCCTGAGGCGATCGACACCGCGTTTCCGGTGAAAGAAACGGTAAACAATGGGTTAGTTTTTCAACCGTCTCGACCATCAGATTCGCGAAAAATCCGCGTTCAGTCCGGCGTGGAATCCGGGATCCGGAATCCGATCGGCGAGCGCTACTGGAACGTCCGGCTGACGCCGGCGTCGGGTTCGCGCTCGACCTCGTTCTTCTCGAAGCGGTCTTCGATCTCCTCGTAGCGCTCGCGGGTCTCGGCCGTGACGCTCGGGCCGACCTCGTCGAGCGCCCGCTCGAAGTGGTCCATCGTCACGCGGACGTTGCCGATCGAGTCGGCGACCTCCTCGCGGGAGACGCTGTTGATGAACTCCCGGCTGGCGGCCATCGAGGCCTCGCGGCAGACCGCCTCGATGTCGGCGCCGACGTAGCCTTCGGTCCGGCGGGCCAGCGAGTCGAGGTCGACGTCGTCGGCCAGCGGCTTGTGCTCGGTGTGGACCCGGAAGATGGCCCGGCGGGCCGCCTCGTCGGGGACGGGCACGTGGACGTGGCGGTCCAGCCGGCCCGGCCGCAGGAGCGCCGAGTCGATCAGGTCCGGGCGGTTCGTCGTCGCGACCACGACGACGTCCTCCAGGGTTTCGAGCCCGTCGAGTTCGGTGAGCAGCTGGGAGACGACGCGCTCGGAGACGCCCGAGTCGCCGGTGTTCGAGCCGCGCTCGGTCGCGATCGAGTCGATCTCGTCGAAGAACACCACGGTCGGGGCGTTCTCGCGGGCCTTCTTGAAGATCTCGCGGACGCCCTTCTCGGACTCGCCGACGTACTTATCGAGGAGTTCGGGGCCCTTCACCGAGATGAAGTTCGACTCGGACTCGTTGGCGACGGCCTTCGCGAGCAGGGTCTTCCCCGTGCCCGGCGGGCCGTACATCAGCACGCCCTTGGCGGACTGCATATCCATCGCCTCGAAGACCTCGGGGTAGTCGAGCGGCCACTGGATCGTCTCGCGGAGGCGCTCCTTCGTGTCTTCGAGGCCGCCGACGTCCTCCCAGGTGACGTCCGGCACCTCGACGAACACTTCGCGGAGTGCCGAGGGCTCGATGCCCTTGATGGCCTCCTTGAAGTCGTCCTTCGTGACCTCGATCGAGTCGAGCACGTCGGCGTCGATCTCGTCGGATTCGAGGTCGAGTTCGGGGCGGATCCGCCGCAGTGCGGTCATCGCGGCCTCCTTCGCGAGGCTCTCGATGTCGGCGCCGACGAAGCCGTGGGTGTTCTCGGCGTACTCGTCGAGGTCGACGCCCTCGCCGAGCGGCATGTTCCGCGTGTGGACCTGGAGGATCTCCTTTCTGCCGTCCCTGTCGGGCACGCCGATCTCGATCTCGCGGTCGAAGCGGCCGCCGCGCCGGAGCGCGGGGTCGATCGCGTCCACTCTGTTGGTCGCGCCGATGACGACGACCTCGCCGCGCTCGTCGAGGCCGTCCATCAGCGATAGCAGTTGGGCGACCACGCGCCGCTCGACGTCGCCGCCGGCCTCGCCGCGCTTGGGCGCGATCGAGTCGATCTCGTCGACGAAGACGATCGCCGGCGCCGACTCCTCGGCCTCCTCGAAGATCTCGCGGAGCTGTTCCTCCGATTCCCCGTAGTACTTCGACATGATCTCGGGACCCGAGATCGTGTGGAAGGAGGCGTCGATCTCGTTGGCGACGGCCTTCGCGATCAGGGTCTTCCCCGTGCCCGGCGGGCCGTGCAGGAGCACGCCCTTCGGCGGCTCGATGCCGAGCCGCTGGAACAGTTCGGGGTGCCGCATCGGGAGTTCGATCATCTCCCGCACCTGTTCGAGCTCCTGGTCGAGCCCGCCGATGTCCTCGTAGGTGACGTTCGGCGTGTCGCTCTCCTCGTCCGCGCCGGACTGGATCTCCTCGGCGGGCGTCTGGCTGATCGTCACCTCGGTCGAGTCGGTGACGACGACCGTGCCCTCGGGCTCGGTCGAGGCGACCTTCAGCGGGATCGGCTGATTCGACGCGGACATAAAGCCGAATCCGAAGGGGACGCGGATGTTTTGCCCCTGGGTGACCGGCTGGCCCGCGAGCTTGTCGCGGAGGTGCGCGCCGATGTTACCGCTGATCCGGAGGTTCTGCGGGAGCGCGACCGAGACGGACTTGGCCGGCTTGATGTCGGCCTTCTCGACCTCGACGCGGTCGTCGATGCCGACGTTCGCCTGCTGGCGGAGCCGGCCGTCGATCCGAATGACGCCGGAGCCCGTGTCCTCGGGGTAGCCGGGCCACACGCGGGCGATGGCGGTGCCTTCCTTGCCGTCGATTCGGATGTAGTCGCCGCCCTCCAGGCCCATCTCCTCTGCGGCCTGGCGGTCGATGGCCGCGAGCCCGCGGCCGGCGTCCTTCTGCTTGAGGGGCTTGACAGTGAGCTTCATCTATTTTTCACCCGTGATGGTGAGTACGCCGTTGTTCGTCGTGACCGATGCCTCGGGTCCGGGGAGTTCGAACTCCGCCTCGGAGACGTCGTCGTCGATCTCGGCCACGATGATCGCGGTGTCGCCGACGACGTCGACGTCGAGATCCTCGTCGGCGACGCCGAGGTCCGCGACGAGAACCCAGCTGTCGTCGTATTCGTACCGGCGGACGATCCGCTCGTCTCCACCGGCGAGTTGCGTGTTGCTCATCGTTGATTCCTAACTCAAGGTTAGTCGCTTAAGTATTTAAATCTGTCGCACACGAATCGCAGTACAGCGGTGGGTACTGCGATTGACCGGTCGAATTGCAGTTCGGGCCGAGACGTCGGTGGCGTCGGTCGATTCCGTTCAGTCGTTCGAGGCTTTATGACCCTGCCTCGCGAACCGACGCGGTATGGACACGGTCACACACCACGGTCGGGAGACGGCCT
This is a stretch of genomic DNA from Halobellus sp. MBLA0158. It encodes these proteins:
- a CDS encoding bifunctional metallophosphatase/5'-nucleotidase, which produces MPRLLHYSDIENVYDDPVRVGRLAGAVRSLDGPDAVVCGSGDDTAPGVLSLIERGRQALDFFRAVDADVETFGNHDFDYGPAAARDLVADAPQTWLSANVFDADGERFAGDHVAPATVIEVDGARLGFFGVTDPATPSLNPMAGDIRVTDPYEAAAEAVASLRERDVDYVVAVSHLGGGDDELVRRVDVDLVLGGHVHAERRERVTGTPLLRPGANGHVIFEVRLGDGIDVVRHETGDAPVAEDVVEALEGRVDAAGLDEVVARVAEPLDRSEETVFGGECRLGNFVADAYRWSLGADVGLQNSGGIRNGPPLSGDVTVADLVSVIPFEEHVVRAEVTGAELREIARESAASVVDFGEPGWWHGHFSGLSVRWDDGSDELLSVRVGGEPIDPERRYTIATSAYLLHTDHEFPTLGERHRAGEGDIQFEVLAAYAREFGVGAAVEGRVRRYGADEAESALRGESE
- a CDS encoding mechanosensitive ion channel family protein — encoded protein: MQSATTAASTTAPASGPIAATVPQWLQFPGWRIVGAVLMLGLGVLLSRYVVRLVGRSVAKQFRRQSVAQTVLRLIRVSVVLLAAGGAARILGLEVGDLVLSVTVFSAVLGIVLAPIVGSIINGLFILADQPYEIGDLIELTDGRRAFVDEITIRYTKLFTLNNTFLVIPNSVIRDQLVTNYSAEDERVRLSLDVLVTYESDTERAKQLLRSAAADDEAVIGGGPDIRIGSARYPARPTVLRSEFADDGVLLRLRYWAHKPYKIPTVESRVRDRIWDGVAETDGDVEFAYPHRHLVFDDTSGTLDATVGKRGDRSDVAAEAAPATRRERDAEIADGPPSEGAPPGDASSGAGEE
- a CDS encoding dodecin; this translates as MVFKKVTLIGRSGESFDEAVDDAIDRAEETLDNVHWIEVDELGVEIASVEDREYQAEVTVAFQLRDGD
- a CDS encoding proteasome assembly chaperone family protein; protein product: MAGASDREPDFTITHDADPSETLLVGLSSFGLAGLTAVDYLVDHLDLREQGHLSAEGLPTVTPFEEGRPRHHTRLFSRDDLDVSVLVGELFVPVGAGRAFADAILDWTEANGVRDVAILSGVPIPHGPDDHRTYYIATDDYRERYLGESPIPPMGRGFLDGTNAALIERGLDSPLGVCTYVTPVHARVPDVEASIRLVETVQSVYGLDVDAGPLEAFAGEIEQYYAELAERMDARDEDLPEDRMYM
- a CDS encoding helix-turn-helix transcriptional regulator; this encodes MEALRDDRLIAATVFVVATLVLTVQFLTPSPVVVSVGDGGATTTELGSYYTREDAALLAIAACLFGAAGTYLFASLRSDPATGENEADAQPEPETSNPGSESERESESAREDTRRDEWAATADRLAGTEETVYRTVLEAEGELPQAEVVERTDLSKATVSRVLDSLERRDLVDRRRRGLGNVVRLR
- a CDS encoding universal stress protein; this encodes MTRVVVPVRYPLSKHSRATLSEAIRIADEREAELTVLHVDLYQESHGVTRAELKRAVEVAFGPQDRTRYVVRRGFLVEETILEEVAADEADIVVLGSKQASRWRSMLRRFLDDPDIESYLREKLECTVITVQAE
- the trmB gene encoding HTH-type sugar sensing transcriptional regulator TrmB — protein: MADELRTTLERVGERFNLGEYEIEAYLAVLEHGELTASEIADGTEIPQPRVYDTVRSLSDRGLVELRESRPMKVVAVDPDDAFGNVKQSLDDLVSELEARYTAPARDTEAVSLVKSRSTILRYIEEIIDDAEYELVLSLTPDLLRRFRDDLAAAIDDGVSIDLLVTPASRAPDPEEFDYLEIATVARARRGITTPVLAVADGNYSIYATQDALRDDRDRYGVIFNRSALGFLVSGFFGTVLWTTAETLVADGKRRPFPRRYASIRRAVKDVREFDGPFYASVTGRDVETGDPVLVEGEVETTTFEETEEVASLRLETEEGILEVGGLVASLEDVEAQEIILGRDGIPDRDQFE